A part of Candidatus Electrothrix aestuarii genomic DNA contains:
- a CDS encoding Trm112 family protein translates to MKKELLDILACPQCKGKITLDDDQQALRCPACQLIYAIRDGIPIMIIEEAKPFSTEQPA, encoded by the coding sequence ATGAAAAAGGAACTGCTTGATATCCTTGCCTGCCCCCAGTGCAAGGGAAAGATAACACTGGACGACGACCAACAGGCCTTACGCTGCCCTGCCTGCCAACTCATATATGCAATTCGTGACGGCATCCCCATCATGATTATTGAGGAAGCCAAACCTTTTTCCACCGAACAACCCGCCTGA